AGCACTGGCTGTAACAGCAGACACAATCCTGACTCATAGGTAGTTGCATTGAGAGGAATACATTGAAATTATGTGTGAAAGCTTCCTTTTTGCTGAAAGATTTTATTCATGGAACATTACAATTCTGACACTCAAATCACAAAAAACCGTGATCACTAAacattcactcattcacactTACCCTCACACACGACCCCGGCATCTTCGCCGTGCCAACAGTTGTGGGCGCCAAAGACTGGGTGGCTGCACTCTGCCAGGGAGGACTCTGACCCTGAACACCCCACGTCGTCCAGCCAGATGGGCCCACGGCCCTGGCCAAACTTACCACGGGTGATGGGAAACACCGCGCGGCCACAGCCCAGCTGCCTGCACACCACCTGGGCGTCCAACAACTCCCAGAAGTCATCACACACCGTTCCCCACAAGTCTTGGTGGTAGATCTCCACTCTGCCAGAGCAGGCGTTGTCAGGGTAACCGTTGACCAATCTCAGAGCAGAATCTGCTGTAATTACATATGTACCATATGATCCTAGCTTTCACAGTCGTAGAAATGTTGTTTTTGGTACCCTTTCATAATTTAATATGATAACAATAATGTAATATCTGGAATACACCAAGATCATTCTGTCTGTCCAGGAACACGTTGTCTATtatcctgcaggaacacacGCTTGTACATGACACTACTTTGGGTATTGTATGTGGATATTAATGTGGATACATTGATGAAACAGGGAGCCTATAATGAAAACTGTCTCGTCACTGCACAGCCTACCTGAGGTGACTCCGCCGACAGCGTGTATGGACAGGAACAACAGCAAAccctctgacatcatcattgTGCGCCACATCCTTCAGATCAGACATTAACCTAACAGGATGCCTTGTGTTAATGCATATTGATTTGATATTGATATTACGAATGCCATTATAGATGTATAATGTGTTAATTAAATTCaataaaaatcttttttttttaaacaagaaaCTTTAAGAAAATCAGGAAAGACACAGACTGATTGGCTGAAGGATATCGGGCCACTGCATAAAACTACATTCTGTCTGTGACAGAATGGAAGGGCAAAATTCGATTACAATTTGCTATTCTGACTATATTCATAAAGTTGTTAAAAACGTACCAAAAAGTAATCCTTGTCATTTTAATTACAGGCTAGCTCAAAGGTATAGGCCTAAACAAGGATTTTAAACAGACCGGAATTGGGTTGAAATGGATTCCATAGAAAGATGTGTGCCTATAGTCTGCAGGTCGTTTATATTTAATATGTTTATGTTTTGCATCCTGACTCCGAGTCTATGGGTCCATGTATGTGGAGTAAAAATTGGGTCAATAATATTTAGCATCCATAGAAATAGTTTTGGATCCGTTGTTAGTTTTGCGGATGCAAAATATTATTtaagcaatggaataaaatacaggggatatatgtgtctttcaattcacaatattgttagctgttcactttgactttagccaataagttaggttttatcatgatgttatctgttctgacatacagtgtgaaagcatttgaaaattgggcagtaaaactcgattgttttggtcttggttgagcttgtgtgtaaaagaagttcaagcattttaaatttgtgttcactatgcattttgtgtcaaagcaacaagaaatgtgttagcgttaattgtatagccaacacaggcggatgttgtgctaactgtgtcgaGAGTTTAGGAAATTTGTTAAAAGTATTGAAAAaattgtcatagcgattgtaaaatactgtaataAGTTAATAATGAacaccaacaaacacattttccatttaACTAGCTAGTCAACTATTTACACATTTCTCTGTGACTGTAGCATAACATTACACCAGACAACGATACTCACAAGCATGACATGGTTTATTTACGGGAGACCATCATAACAATTTTGggattagttttttttaaagaaaagaaaaagcttGATAAATTTAGCATTAAATTGCTAAATTAACTACCTACCTAGCAAGTTTATGCCTATCCCTCCTAGCCTTCTGCCATAGACATTATTATTACATAGGCTGTCATTTAACATGCTTCGGGGTAAAGTTGAGGTAGCCTACTCTGGATGAGAAtaaatggagtcagatggctgagcggtgagggagtcgggctagtaatcagaaggttgccggttcgattccccgccgtgccacatgatgttgtgttcttgggcaaggcacttcaccctacttgcctcggggggaatgtccctgtacttactgtaagtcgctctggataagagcgtctgctaaatgactaaatgtaaatgtaaatgaaaaaaaatcgTCTCCGTTTTAGCCGTTTATCACAAGTCTAAATGTTGGTATAGctttcagggctctcaagtctcacgcattaCAAGCAGATCACACcctctcacgcaacaccttgtatttctcccACGCTGAGAAGCAGAGTTGAGAGCTGTCTCGTCTCGAGATAAACCCACTACCAGCTAATCAGATACACCAGCAACCCGAACACACATTGGTAGCCTACTTACATGTCATCTACTTGGTTTCGGGGCCTCTGAGCGAAAAGAATACTGAAAACCCAGGATGCCTGTTCATGTATGCACGTGGGCGTGTCTTCTGTGAGATACACCTGTTGTTCTCGCGGGTGTTTATTGGAGAGTGCGTTAAAGTGATACACCTCACCGATAGGCACAACACTGGCCGCTGCAAGAGAACACAGCCTGCCGGTTGCTGCCGGTTTCGCATTAAGCAAATTAAATTAAACACCATCCTTCCGGCTAAATAAGAGAGAAGTCCTGGCGGGGTCGGACTACCAGGCCAGTGGTGTAAACTCCCGCTAAATCCCAAGTGATAGTCTTTAAGGTTTGACCAATTAGAGCTAATCCCGTCAGTGTGGCCAGTTTAGCAACACAGCAAAAAGCTTTGTTGCTAGATTCAGCACTTTTCAGATTACCATGCCAACTTTTAGGAGTTGCCAGGGTTGAAAATAAGCACATATTTGCTTCCACACAAAATGAATAAACACATCGTGAGTGAGTAAAGAAGGGGACGTTTTTCTACTTTGGAGCATTGGGTCTTTTCAGAATTACACAAATTAGCAATTTAATGTCTCATGTTTAGCCAAACATTGATTAAAGACTGCCATCTAGTGTAAACATTGAGATTCGCAGTTTAGTAGAAAGAAACGTTTGGACAGATCTTGAATATTGTTACTGACACAACATAAAACCAGTTCCTAATTGTTATTTTTCTAGATGGTGGACCGTAGGTACATTTACTGATAATTATTAACTGTATGATGGACTTTGAAACAGTTGTATCACCGTGGAGGACTGCTGTAAAATATGGTCAACAATTCCTGTATTAAAAGTATATTTTTATTGTTTATAAAACAATACattattaatttattaattaGAGACAGATTCCAGTAAGCCTTGATCATTTTAGGAAAAAGGTCCCTGTTTTGGTTCCAGATACATGAAAAATAAAGGAAATACACGTAAAATAAAGGAAAAGTATTGTGTTTAtttagtataggtttataaggttagtataggttattatgtgtattagagatttagtatactgtattgtatattatttttagggctgtgaaaaatatGATTAATATGATTAAacaggattaattcgttatttttgtttaacgcatttaatATACCCACAATTCCATCCAATCTGTTGCAACATCCAATACAACCAAAGTGATGCGCCCTTGGAAGAtgttatcgctctggataagagcgtctgctaaatgactgaatgctaaatTAATGCTATCGTTTCACCGaagcaataccagcctaaagtaacctATACCACCTCAACGCGAAGCATGCGTTCGTGtgcgaggggagttcaagtagaatgcgccaaaccaccctcactgaacagcgaagggccctcactaagtctgcctgtgacaaggtgactagcacagttgccaaatgtattgcaaaaagctgtagaccgattgatattgttgaggacgaggggttcaccAAAGTTTTGCGAGTGACAAGGTTCGACTCGAGCATCAAGGTACCGCAAAAATTCGGAAAATtggtaatatgtaattaatcatgattaatccacagaaacgtGATTAATGTTATTAAAAATgttaatcatttcacagccctaattattttgtatatttatgaGGTTCAttatatttttgcttatcataggtgtaatctatgttcagagtacttatatgttatgtcaggttgctttgcgttgtcttgtcctaagaatttcagtgcccagtctgaccttgtgttgttctgtgcatctgacaataaaagacttgaacttgaactatacTTATTTCCCAGTTTCCCAACTCTTCCCACAAATAAAATGACTACTTAGAAAATGCAAATCTTCAGGAACCGTGACCCACTATGTAAAGCTTAATCTTTACATTATAGCAGCTATATTATAGTTATTTATatgcaggtgttctgtcatcaTTTCCAgggttaaaacatttaaaaagacaggagacaggagaaagcTTGAGCTGGTTGCCATAGGGATGGTCATGAAGCCGTTCTGAGGGAGGTGTGACTTCATCAGCTCACTCCAGACTCTgggcccctggaggtcaaaggtcGGGGACAAACACAGTGTTACCTGGGAGACCGTTACTATGACAACATCAGGAGTCATCATGGCTGTGGTTCATACTCACAGGTGATTGGTCCGATGGTGACAGGCTTGAGGGGTACAAGTTCGTCAACAGAGCGGACAGACCTTCCTGAACACATCTGTGGAGAGACACAAGATAGTCAGAGACACCAGAGACCAGAGAGTTAGAGAcaacagagagtcagagacagcAGTGAgtcagagacagcagagagtcagagagagcagagagagcagagagtcagagacaacagagagtcagagacagcagagagtcagagagagcagagagagcagagagtcagagacaacagagagtcagagacagcagagagtcagagagagtagagagtcagagagaccagggagtcagagagaccagagagaccagagagaccagagagagcagagagtcagagacaacagagagtcagagacagcAGTGAgtcagagacagcagagagtcagagagagcagagagagcagagagtcagagacaacagagagtcagagacagcagagagtcagagagagcagagagagcagagagagcagagagtcagagacaacagagagtcagagacagcagagagtcagagagagtagagagtcagagagaccagggagtcagagagaccagagagaccagagagaccagagagaccagagagtcagagacaacagagagtcagagacagcagagagtcagagagagtagagagtcagagagaccagggagtcagagagaccagagagtcagagagaccaggaaggagggtggggggactcacaggagagcaggaggagttcCTCTGGTCACACAGGTTGAGGCTGCAGTGCAGGTAGACGTCCCTGTAGTCCCCCTGGAACAGGAACAGCAGCACAGAGAAGCGAGCCTGGAGGGACAAGCCACTCTCCTCCACGGTCACCTGGTGACGGTCGGTAGGACACCTGGAGGAACAGGGGagttagacaaacacacacatacttctgtTCCCCTCTCCAGGCTCACGTACTTGTGCTGGATGAGGAAGTATTTCAGGAGGTCATCAGGATCAGGGGAGTGGGTGGCGTAGCAGTCCTCCAGAATGACCACAAAAGCCTCAGCGTCCGTCTCTTCAACAGACACGCCCACATGCAGGATGGAGCCCAGGGGCAGAGTGACCGGGCCTGCAGAGTAAGGAGCTGTGTAGTTGGCATCACGGAACAAAGACATGGAGGTCTTGGCCCGGGCACCCTCTTCTGTCAGCGCACCTTCAAGACTGACAAGATATGGAACAAGTAAACAACAAAGTCAGAACAAACAAGTTTAAATTGGAAACTAAGTGTGTCAATGTTTGAGTTTGTGAGGGTCCACCTACTCCAGGTATGGTTTGATGGCCACATCCAGGCCAGCCTCTGTCTCCAGAGGATAGGAGCAGGAGAAAGGGATCCTCAGGGGTTGAACCATGGTCTCACTGAGCGGGTAGACAAACAGACTGTTGGAGTAGATGGCGTGGCTGCCGTTggtctggagagagaaggaagaggacaatAGGAGTTACCCAGCCTGTGCAGGGTTGATCAATCAGGCAGAAACAGGCAGACTGGTAGAGTAACCGTGTCCTCACCTTCAGAGTGGTTCCACAGCTGCCCTCCCAGCGCTCCATCTGGAACCACACCGTCCCGTTAATCTCCTGGGAGGAGCAGCGGGCGTTGGCCAGGTGAACAGAGGAGGAGTCCAGATGTTTGGCTGCCAGCTGAGACTTGAGGAGACCCACATCCAGGTAGCTCCTCTTACACACCAGCTCTGGGGTGACTTCTGAAcaaagagggaatgagagaaagaaagacagagagtgaaagacGATCAAGAATAAAATAGAGACAAAgaaatacaattaaaaaataaaaactgttaAATCCTCTCCTTTTACAGATACTGTctagacatacagtacacaaataTGATTTCTCCTGCTTACATGTCAACGTTCATGTGCAAGTTGCACTGTGCTACTTTTGTCTAGTTTAAGACACTTAATTCTGTCCTCTCATAAGTCCCAGTGATTTTGACTCGTGCTGTGTTTACACTTACTGGTGATGGGGGTAGTTGTTGATCTGGAGGTGGTGGTTGGAgcgagggtggtggtggttggaggaagggtggtggtggtggtggttggagaaagggtggtggtggttggagggagggtggttgtggttgttggtctggaggtggtggttggaggaagggtggtggtggttgttggtctggaggtggtggttggagcgagggtggtggtggttggaggaagggtggtggtggtggttggaggaagggtggtggtggttgttggtctggaggtggtggttggaggaagggtggtggtggttggagggagggtggttgtggttgttggtctggaggtggtggttggagaaagggtggtggtggtagttggaggaagagtggtggtggtggtttgaggaagggtggtggtggtggttggaggaaggggggtggtgGTTGTTGGTCTGGAGGTAGTGGTtggaggaagggtggtggtggtggttggaggaaggggggtggtggttggagggagggtggtggtggtttgAGGAAGGGTGGTGGCagttggagggagggtggtggtggttgttggTCTGGAGGTAGTGGTtggaggaagggtggtggtggttggaggaaggggggtggtggttggagggagggtggtggtggtttgAGGAAGGGTGGTGGCagttggagggagggtggtggtggttgtttGTCTGGAGGTAGTGGTtggaggaagggtggtggtggtggttggaggaaggggggtggtggttggagggagggtggtggtggtttgAGGAAGGGTGGTGGCagttggagggagggtggtggtggttgttggTCTGGAGGTAGTGGTtggaggaagggtggtggtggttggagggagggtggtggtggtggtggagttcCCCCGACCAACTAGGAAGAGAGGCACAGTAAGGTAAGGGATACATTTGACTACAATACTGGGAAGATGCTCTAGCATTACCAATTTCAGACATTGTAATTACAAGCAGTCCACAATGGTTACATACCTGCACAGTAAGCCAAGTAACAATAACTTGTTTTGACAAACTTGTAGACGTAGTAGTTGCCAGGACAGGCTTTGACATGGATGGGGTTGGACCTAAATGTACAGCAGTTGCCGTTGCCAGCGCCCCAGGACCATTTCCCACAGGTTCCCCGTTCCACCACGCCGTCTCtcagcagggggtgaggggtggtcaTCCACAGAGCAGCGTGGGTCCCACACATGTTCTCTTCCACACACGTCTCTGGCATCTGGGTACTGTTCCCCCCCAGGAACAAGCGAGACCATCCCTGCCAATTGATATACTGGTCACAGTGCAGGTTACCATAGTTTCTGAGGTCCGTTGAGCGCCAGGCATCGTCCAGAACTGAGTACTGCTCACAAGGGTCAGCACAGCGAAGAGCTCCGTTGACACTGAGACAGTCCTGGCCTGCTGGGCAAGGTGTGGCCCCACACCAAAACCTCACAGAGCTGGAGGGTGTCATGGGAACAGCTGGAGTTGTCGTGGGAACAGCTGGAGTTGTTgtgggaacagctgtggttTTGAAGTTAGGAAGAGACGTAAACAACACAACCAGCATGAAGCTAGTCTAAATTGAATAAATACTGATTACATGTATCCATGTAGCAATGTACCAATGTACAAATGAAGGTACAGACTGGTAAATAAATCTTTGCACGGAAATCAAATGAAGAAGTAAACAGGAGGCATGAAAGGCATGTGTGTATGAACTAATGAAGGAGTTATTGAATAATTGACTGCATGAGGTTAAATTATTAATCTCACATGCTTTGTGATGTGAATGGTACTAGATGATAACCTCCCATTTTGTTACTTCTGTTACTATGACTACAGTGGTGGATTACCAACAGCTCATATCAGTTATTGCAGTAACAGCAGTTACTTATTATGACTAATCAAACAAGAAGCGCACAATGGCTACATACCTGCACAATAAGCTGAGTTACAATTATTTGGTCGGACAAACTTGTAGACGTAGTAGTTGGTGGGACAGGATTTGACATGGATATTGTGTCTGTAGTAGCAGCAGTCATCATGTGAAGTACTTTCCTGCCCGTTAATCTTGTAGTCGTAGTATCTGTAGTGTCCACAGACATCACCTTCCACCACCCCGTCTCCCAGCAGGGGGTGAGAGGAATTGAGCCACATAGGAGTCTGGGTCCCACACCTGTTTACCTCCACACACGTCTCTGGCATCTGGGTGCTGTTCCCATCCAGGAACATACGATACCATCCTTGCCCACTAAACCTATTATCACAGTTATCAGCGCGGCCATAGCCTGTTGAGCGCCAGGCATCGTCCAGGACTGAGTACTGCTCACAGGGGTCAGCACAGCGAAGTAAACCGTTGACATTGATACAGTCCTGGCCTGCTGGGCA
This genomic window from Hypomesus transpacificus isolate Combined female unplaced genomic scaffold, fHypTra1 scaffold_257, whole genome shotgun sequence contains:
- the LOC124462871 gene encoding pancreatic secretory granule membrane major glycoprotein GP2-like translates to MMRPVMMMSRGLLLFLCILSAFATTTAAAPMTTISAPMTTTQDLMTTSSSVQFWCGGTPCPAGQDCINVNGLLRCADPCEQYSVLDDAWRSTGYGRADNCDNRFSGQGWYRMFLDGNSTQMPETCVEVNRCGTQTPMWLNSSHPLLGDGVVEGDVCGHYRYYDYKINGQESTSHDDCCYYRHNIHVKSCPTNYYVYKFVRPNNCNSAYCAAVPTTTPAVPTTTPAVPMTPSSSVRFWCGATPCPAGQDCLSVNGALRCADPCEQYSVLDDAWRSTDLRNYGNLHCDQYINWQGWSRLFLGGNSTQMPETCVEENMCGTHAALWMTTPHPLLRDGVVERGTCGKWSWGAGNGNCCTFRSNPIHVKACPGNYYVYKFVKTSYCYLAYCAGM